CCCCGGCCACAACCAAGGACATGGGCATGGCCCAGGACACAACCATGGCCAAGGTCTCGGACACCTCCCAGGCCACCCACTCCCCTCACTGCaccacagcctcctctcttcaccCCCCTCCTTCCCTGACGCCCTCAGCCCCTCACCAGGCCTACCCCTGCTGCCAGACATCCTGAGCCCCATGCCTCGTGCACCCGGCCGGAGTGCTGCTGGTGTGCAACAGCTGTGTGGCCTACCAGCAGCTGGTGGACGCCCAGTCTCCCATGAGGAGTGGGCCATGCGCAGGAAGAACGAGCCGGTGGAGGCACGCATGCACCGTCTAGAGCGCGAGCGTCCGCCAAGAAGACCAAGCGGGAGCACGAGTCGCCCGAGGAGCGGGAGCTGCGACGGCTTGCGGGACCGCGAAGCCAAGCGGATGCAGAGGCTGCAGGAGACAGAGGAGCAACGGACACAGGAGGCTTCTGCGCGACAGGGAGGCCATGCGGATGAAGAGGGCCAACGAGACGCCAGATAAGAGGCAGCCAGGCTGATCCGTGAGAGAGAGGCCAAGAGACTGAAACGGCGGCTAGAAGATTGACCCTCCCTGAGAGGTCAGATAGAGCATGATCCAGCTGCTATGGCTGCCCTGACGGCAGACATGAGCCTGTTCCAGTTCCCCTGCCCCATGCCTGTCCCCTCTCTGGACAACAGCCTCTTCATGAAGCTGCCCTAGCAGGACCAGGTCACTGGGGGCAGCACACTGGGGCACTAACAGTTACAATGACCTCTCCACTACGCCTATGGGTTGAGAAGGCCACAGATGGAACCATTCCATGCTGGTTGAAATTCCAGCAGCTTCTGTGTCCAACAACTTGATACCCAACTCCTGTGTCAACAAATAACATTAATTTATTACAGACTAGCAGGAATAGCAGTCAAGAATGTTTCACTAATGTATATTGATAAAGCATGTTGTAAAGAGATTTGATCTGTTTTGGGGGCTAGCAGCTTTGACTTAGCAGCCCATTGTGCAGGAGCAGTTACACCCTTCCATTTTGCACATGGACCTTCAGTGGGGAATGAGTNNNNNNNNNNNNNNNNNNNNNNNNNCGCTGCCCGGACACCCCAGCCCGCTCACCAGGCCTCAGACCCTGGGCGCCAGACATCCTGGTCCCAGGCCGTGGGCACCGGCCGGATGGGTGGTGGTGGCAACAGCTGTGTGGGCCACCAGCAGCTGGTGGGACGCCCAGTCCCATGAGGAAGTGGGCCATGCGCAGGAAGAACGAGCCGGTGGAGGCACGCATGCACCGTCTAGAGCGCGAGCGCTCCGCCAAGAAGACCAAGCGGGAGCACGAGTCGCCCGAGGAGCGGGAGCTGCGACGGCTGCGGGACCGTGAAGCCAAGCGGATGCAGAGCTGCAGGAGACAGAGGAGCAACGGACACGGAGGCTTCTCGCGCGACAGGGAGGCCATGCGGATGAAGAGGGCCACGAGACGCCAGATAAGAGGCAGCAGGCTGATCCGTGAGAGAGAGGCCAAGAGACTGAAACGGCGGCTGGAGAAGATTGACCCTCCCTGAGAGGTCAGATAGAGCATGATCCCAGCTGCTATGGCTGCCCTGACGGCAGACATGAGCCTGTTCCAGTTCCCCTGCCCCATGCCTGTCCCCTCTCTGGACAACAGCCTCTTCATGAAGCTGCCCTAGCAGGACCAGGTCACTGGGGCAGCACACTGGCACACTAACAGTTACAATGACTTACTCCACTACGCCTATGGGTTGCATGGTCAACAGATGGAACCATTCCATGCTGGTTGAAATTCCAGCAGCTTCTGTGTCCAACACTTGATACCCAAACTCCTGTGTCAACAAATAACATTAATTTATTACGACTAGCAGGGTCAAGAATGTTTCACTAATGATATTGATAAGCATGTTGTCAAGAGATTTGATCTGTTTCAGGGGGCTAGCAGACTTTGACTTAGCAGCCCATTGTGTCAGGAGCAGTTACACCTTCCATTTTTGCAGCAGCACATGGACCTTTAGTGGTGGGAGTGAGTCACGTAGCCCATAGCTCTTTCCCTCGCCTCTGGTCCCTTCTGCTAGCCCAGTCGCTGGAGTttacacctctctctgtctcacgctGCCAACGTGGGTCTCTGCTCTGGCTAGCTCATATCCACCCAATCAACTACCTCAGTAAGGGCCGAGGACGAGCCCTCTGGTCTACGTTCTGACTCCAAGCTTCTTTACACGTACACTACAGAAGAGAATGCGGGTTGTTTCCTTCGTTTGAGGATTTGTTTCTATCTTTAGGATGTGCTTACTGGGGGAATATTCAACAGGACAGAACATTCAGAAATGTATGGTAGAAAACGGGAACGATAGAAAACGGGCCTGTTCTATACATCACAATTCTATCCGCTATGCTCAGAATATTCTGTACTATTTAATGAGCCCTGTTTTGAGCAACATTCTCCTTCATTCCAGCATGTTCTCTTCAactcaatatacagttgaagtcRgaagtttacataaacttaggttggagtcaaacctatagttttggcaagtctgttaggacatctactttgtgcatgacacaattaatttttccaacatttttttacagaaagattacttcacttataattcactgtatcacWattccagtgggtcagaagtttacatgcactaagttgactgtgcctttaaacagcttKgaaaattccagaaaattatgtcatggctttagaagcttctgataggttaattgacatattttgaatcaattggaggtgtacctgtggatgtgtttcaaggcctaccttcaaactcagtgcctctttgcttaacatcatgggaaaatYaaaagaaatcagctaagacttcagaaaaaaaattggagacctccacaagtctggttcatccttgggagcaatttccaaaaacctgaaggtaccacgttcatctgtacaaacaatagtacacaagtataaacaccatgggaccacgcagccgtcataccgctcaggaaggagacactttgtctcctagagatgaacgtactttggtgcgaaaagtgcaaatcaatcMcagaacaacagcaaaggaccttgtgaagatgctggaggaaacRGGTACAAAAGTATCWatatccacagtaaaacaagtcctatatcgacataacctgaaagg
This portion of the Salvelinus sp. IW2-2015 linkage group LG15, ASM291031v2, whole genome shotgun sequence genome encodes:
- the LOC111974435 gene encoding LOW QUALITY PROTEIN: zinc finger protein 821-like (The sequence of the model RefSeq protein was modified relative to this genomic sequence to represent the inferred CDS: substituted 2 bases at 2 genomic stop codons); this encodes MRKWAMRRKNEPVEARMHRLERERSAKKTKREHESPEERELRRLRDREAKRMQSCRRQRSNGHGGFSRDREAMRMKRATRRQIRGSRLIREREAKRLKRRLEKIDPPXEVRXSMIPAAMAALTADMSLFQFPCPMPVPSLDNSLFMKLP